The window TTTAATCGATGAACTTTTCTAGGACTATGTCCAGAAAATCCCAACCTTTTTCGCTACAGCTATAGACCAAGCCATCCCGGTGCATTAGACCTTGGGCGAGACAGCGGGATAAATTAGGCTCCAAGCTATCTGCCGCCAATCCGGTAGTCAGTTCAAAATCCTTCAGACTAAAGCCCTTCTTTAGTCGCAATTGGTTCATCAGAAACTCTAACGGCAATTGTGCGACCTCAATCGCTTCGCATTGTGATCGACCGGGTTGCGATAAATACTGTTCCGGGCTTCTCGGCTTAACCGTGCGCATTATCTCATCCGGCAAGGCGCGACTGATTTTGCCGTGCGCGCCGGCGCCTATCCCCAGATAATCGCCAAATTGCCAGTAATTGCGATTATGTCGGGATTGCTTGTCGGGTTTTGCATACGCAGACACTTCGTACTGCTGGTAACCGTTTTCCGCCAACAGTTGCTGGCAGCGCTTTTGCGCGGCGAATATCACGTCGTCTTCCGGCAATTTCGGCGGAAACTTATAAAAATACGTATTGGGTTCCAGCGTCAGTTGGTAAAAGGAAATATGGGTTGGAGCCAAGCTAATGGCAATTTCCACATCGCTCAAGGCCTCGCTCTCGCTCTGATCCGGCAAACCGAACATCAAATCCAGATTGAAATTATCAAACCCGGCTTTACCGGCGATGTCCACCGCAACCATGGCTTCGGCGGCGGAATGCACCCGTCCTAATGTCTGCAAATGCCGATCCTGAAAGCTTTGAATTCCTATCGATAGGCGATTAATGCCTAAAGCCCGAAACTCATGAAATTTTGCGCTTTCGAAGGT of the Methylomonas sp. MK1 genome contains:
- the hemW gene encoding radical SAM family heme chaperone HemW; its protein translation is MGLHAQPWRVVRSIELLPLSLYVHFPWCIQKCPYCDFNSHAVKKPIPEQAYIDALLTDLHADLELLGGQRSINSIFMGGGTPSLFSPEALDRLLAGVRQSLPVDEQCEITLEANPGTFESAKFHEFRALGINRLSIGIQSFQDRHLQTLGRVHSAAEAMVAVDIAGKAGFDNFNLDLMFGLPDQSESEALSDVEIAISLAPTHISFYQLTLEPNTYFYKFPPKLPEDDVIFAAQKRCQQLLAENGYQQYEVSAYAKPDKQSRHNRNYWQFGDYLGIGAGAHGKISRALPDEIMRTVKPRSPEQYLSQPGRSQCEAIEVAQLPLEFLMNQLRLKKGFSLKDFELTTGLAADSLEPNLSRCLAQGLMHRDGLVYSCSEKGWDFLDIVLEKFID